The Stratiformator vulcanicus genome has a segment encoding these proteins:
- a CDS encoding PSD1 and planctomycete cytochrome C domain-containing protein encodes MKFDRVSTIRVVLPLTALLAVSHGFTAVGADLYLDEVKPLLAEKCAACHGPLRQEGGLRLDAAELILKGGDSGAIVDSKRPEDSLVIERVNAEPLLRMPPPDEGEPLTRHEVHLLRRWIETGTPAPESEPWLPGPEAHWAYQPVRRPEVPEADLITQVSANPIDRFLHEEMRKSGTHPLPQTDDATLLRRVTFDLTGLPPAMAEVEQLALSEERFDYAARVDQLLARPQFGEHWARHWMDVWRYSDWSGFGDELRGSQRHIWRWRDWIVESLNDDKGYDRMVAEMLAADEIAPHDPDVLRATGFLARNYHASNRDIWLDATVEHTAKAFLGMTLNCARCHAHKYDPISQQDYYAFRAIFEPHQVRTDYVSGEIDRELDGLPRAFDADLDAETFLYEAGDEKRPVKEHPLAPAVPSFMEASLRVSPIQFKIEDRYSALRPEVEADRLRAAAEAIVKAEAELADLREARPTSDGPAIALKPEQAFTFISARLKVAEARRNRDQWQKRYQAERLKYFFSESPDLSRVAMEAARLEREHALLTARRASAKSRESFHRKQAEGGDLSKLLKDIEKQRKAVRKAEQALTKEDDQYSPVGEIHPETSTGRRLALARWMTDPQNPLTARVAVNHIWLRYFGEPLVANMSDFGLRAKRPRHADLLDWLAAELMSRGWKMKPIHRLIVTSEAYRRASGGHAELTAQSVAVDPDNETLWRMNPRRMTAEMIRDNLLSTCGLLDKTRGGPSIAHERGEEVFRRSLYFQHANEKQMQFLTTFDSPSPNECYRRTESIVPQQALALANSRLSNQAADNLLKLLVETRDVDHFISQAFRATLGRDALPDERELCRQFLEQHSRSGLLRALLNHNDFITLR; translated from the coding sequence TTGAAATTTGATCGCGTCAGCACCATCCGCGTGGTTCTCCCGTTGACGGCGTTGCTGGCAGTGTCGCACGGCTTCACGGCGGTCGGGGCGGACCTGTACCTCGACGAGGTTAAGCCGCTGCTGGCCGAGAAGTGTGCGGCCTGTCACGGACCGCTGCGTCAGGAAGGCGGGCTTCGTCTCGACGCCGCGGAGCTGATCCTCAAGGGCGGCGATTCCGGAGCGATCGTCGATTCGAAGCGGCCGGAGGACAGCCTGGTCATCGAGCGCGTCAACGCGGAGCCGCTGTTGCGAATGCCGCCGCCGGACGAGGGGGAACCGCTCACCAGACACGAGGTGCATCTGCTTCGCCGATGGATCGAAACGGGGACGCCGGCGCCGGAGTCGGAACCCTGGCTGCCCGGCCCGGAAGCCCACTGGGCCTACCAGCCGGTCCGGCGCCCCGAAGTTCCGGAAGCCGATTTGATCACGCAAGTGTCTGCAAATCCGATCGATCGCTTTCTGCACGAAGAAATGCGTAAGAGCGGCACGCATCCGCTGCCGCAAACTGACGACGCCACTTTGCTAAGGCGAGTGACGTTCGATCTGACCGGACTTCCCCCCGCAATGGCGGAAGTGGAACAACTCGCGCTGTCCGAAGAGCGGTTCGATTACGCAGCGCGAGTCGATCAGTTGCTCGCAAGGCCTCAGTTCGGAGAGCATTGGGCGCGGCATTGGATGGACGTGTGGCGGTACAGCGACTGGAGTGGCTTTGGCGACGAATTGCGTGGCAGCCAGCGACATATCTGGCGATGGCGCGACTGGATCGTCGAGTCACTCAACGACGACAAAGGCTATGACCGGATGGTTGCCGAAATGCTGGCGGCCGACGAAATCGCACCTCACGACCCGGATGTGCTCCGGGCCACCGGTTTTCTCGCTCGAAATTACCACGCCAGCAATCGTGATATCTGGCTCGATGCGACGGTCGAGCACACGGCGAAGGCATTTCTCGGGATGACGTTGAACTGCGCCCGCTGTCATGCTCATAAATATGACCCGATCAGCCAACAAGACTATTACGCCTTCCGCGCGATCTTCGAACCGCATCAGGTCCGAACCGACTACGTGTCGGGTGAGATCGATCGCGAACTTGACGGTTTACCGCGAGCCTTCGATGCAGACCTCGACGCCGAAACGTTTCTCTACGAAGCGGGTGACGAAAAGCGCCCCGTTAAGGAACATCCTCTCGCCCCGGCTGTTCCTTCTTTTATGGAAGCGTCGCTTCGAGTCAGTCCCATTCAATTCAAAATTGAAGATCGCTACTCGGCATTAAGGCCGGAGGTCGAGGCCGACCGCCTGAGAGCTGCGGCAGAGGCGATCGTGAAAGCTGAGGCCGAGTTGGCCGACCTGCGAGAAGCACGCCCGACGTCAGACGGTCCGGCAATCGCGCTAAAACCGGAGCAGGCTTTTACGTTCATCAGCGCTCGTCTTAAAGTCGCCGAAGCCCGTCGGAATCGCGATCAATGGCAGAAGCGTTATCAGGCGGAGCGATTAAAATACTTTTTTTCCGAATCCCCCGACTTATCGCGAGTCGCTATGGAGGCGGCTCGCTTGGAACGCGAGCATGCACTATTGACCGCTCGCCGCGCCTCCGCCAAGAGCCGGGAGTCGTTTCATCGGAAGCAAGCTGAAGGCGGCGACTTGTCGAAGCTGCTTAAAGATATCGAGAAACAGCGGAAGGCGGTCCGCAAGGCGGAACAGGCTCTTACAAAGGAAGACGATCAATATTCGCCGGTCGGAGAAATCCATCCGGAAACAAGTACCGGTCGACGTTTGGCTCTCGCTCGTTGGATGACGGATCCGCAGAACCCGCTGACCGCACGTGTGGCGGTGAATCACATCTGGCTCCGCTATTTTGGTGAACCACTCGTCGCCAATATGTCCGACTTCGGACTGCGGGCGAAGCGGCCGCGGCATGCCGACCTGCTCGACTGGCTCGCCGCGGAACTGATGAGTCGCGGCTGGAAGATGAAGCCGATTCATCGATTGATCGTTACCTCTGAGGCGTACCGCCGGGCCTCCGGGGGACACGCCGAACTGACAGCACAGAGCGTGGCGGTCGATCCCGACAATGAAACGCTGTGGCGGATGAATCCCCGGCGCATGACGGCGGAGATGATCCGCGACAATCTGCTGTCGACGTGTGGATTGCTCGATAAAACGAGGGGCGGGCCTTCAATTGCTCATGAGCGAGGCGAGGAGGTCTTTCGCCGCAGCCTCTACTTCCAACATGCCAATGAGAAGCAGATGCAGTTCCTCACAACGTTTGATTCCCCGAGTCCGAACGAATGCTATCGGCGGACGGAAAGCATTGTGCCGCAGCAGGCGCTGGCATTGGCGAACAGTCGGCTCTCCAATCAGGCCGCCGACAATCTTCTAAAGCTGCTCGTCGAGACCCGAGACGTAGATCACTTTATCTCGCAAGCATTTCGCGCCACGCTGGGGCGTGATGCCCTGCCCGACGAGCGCGAGTTGTGCCGACAATTCTTAGAGCAGCATTCGCGCAGTGGACTTCTACGAGCCCTGCTCAACCATAATGATTTCATCACGCTCCGCTAG
- the flhB gene encoding flagellar biosynthesis protein FlhB, translating into MADENGEKTEDPSDRRRQEQREKGNVARSQDLAAAALMLAASVTIALFTIPLCETLGGLIGGTMSSAKLEISRVSFKNQAWDYAGVLFRSVLPILIFTAATAIAVNLAQVGFLFSPSVLQPKPERLNPIQGAQRILSVRALMKLCVSLGKLALLTVVAGLITWWELPDMAVLPTASVAQSFGVTHALVVRLAFALAAALLALALLDFMFQKWKYEQDIKMTKQEVRDEMKNMEGDPMIRQRRKEAHRKLAEARNISAAKDADVVVTNPTHYAVALKYDPESMAAPTVLAKGVDEIALRIRRVAADNDVPIIERPELARSLYRDVKVGRPVPEDLYGALVEVLAYVYRLSGRRPPNLF; encoded by the coding sequence ATGGCTGACGAGAACGGTGAAAAAACAGAAGATCCTTCGGATCGCCGCCGGCAAGAACAGCGGGAAAAAGGCAATGTGGCTCGTAGCCAGGACCTGGCCGCCGCGGCTCTCATGCTGGCGGCGTCAGTTACAATTGCCCTGTTTACAATTCCATTGTGTGAAACGCTTGGCGGGCTCATCGGGGGGACAATGTCCTCGGCCAAGCTCGAAATAAGCAGAGTCTCTTTCAAAAACCAAGCGTGGGACTACGCCGGCGTACTGTTCCGCAGCGTCCTCCCGATCTTAATTTTCACGGCGGCAACGGCGATCGCCGTAAATCTCGCGCAAGTCGGATTTCTTTTCTCGCCTTCGGTCCTGCAGCCGAAGCCGGAGCGGCTTAATCCGATTCAAGGGGCCCAGAGAATCCTCTCGGTCCGGGCCCTGATGAAGCTTTGTGTGAGTCTTGGAAAGCTTGCGCTCTTAACCGTCGTTGCCGGCCTGATCACGTGGTGGGAACTACCCGACATGGCGGTGCTCCCAACGGCCTCGGTGGCGCAGTCGTTCGGTGTGACCCACGCCTTAGTCGTGCGATTGGCCTTCGCATTAGCCGCGGCATTACTTGCCCTCGCGTTGCTCGACTTCATGTTCCAGAAATGGAAGTACGAGCAAGATATAAAAATGACGAAGCAGGAGGTTCGCGATGAGATGAAAAACATGGAGGGCGATCCGATGATTCGCCAACGCCGAAAGGAGGCTCATCGCAAATTGGCGGAGGCGCGCAACATCTCTGCAGCTAAAGATGCCGACGTGGTCGTCACCAACCCGACCCACTACGCGGTCGCCCTGAAGTACGATCCGGAGTCGATGGCTGCTCCCACGGTTCTTGCCAAAGGGGTCGATGAAATCGCCCTGCGAATTCGCCGCGTGGCGGCCGACAACGACGTTCCGATTATCGAGCGGCCTGAACTGGCCCGCAGCCTCTACCGCGACGTCAAAGTAGGCCGTCCCGTGCCCGAAGACCTGTACGGGGCGTTGGTGGAAGTCCTCGCCTACGTCTACCGGCTCTCGGGAAGACGCCCGCCGAACCTGTTCTGA
- a CDS encoding flagellar biosynthetic protein FliR — MPGFLNDIANQVLADGGAAVVLDWAMGRVFVFILILIRLSGLMLIGPVFGVALVPANVRILLALSLALVITPNVVGRASVGFDRLDTNGDGVLTAEEIPESIDGRGRRLLAASPNGITRAAFVRGPALPDSILEFGVIIAGEIAIGLALGLGTLIILSGLQFAGELIDQQTGIAIGQIFNPGFEDMDGSITSQFLYLLATTLFLVATPLNVHLKILETMIDTFQVMPPGTATLGTPAVDLLSGLVHNSLVLGIQVAAPVLAIMSVVALSMGFLGHTVPQINVLVIGFPIRVLAALLVLTISLGGIGETIINALDQTAGAMHIMLVGLER, encoded by the coding sequence ATGCCAGGCTTTCTCAACGACATCGCGAATCAGGTGCTCGCCGATGGCGGGGCCGCAGTCGTTCTTGACTGGGCGATGGGCCGCGTGTTCGTCTTTATTCTGATCTTAATACGGCTTTCAGGCTTAATGCTGATCGGCCCCGTTTTCGGTGTCGCGTTGGTGCCGGCCAATGTTCGCATTCTGCTCGCCCTTTCACTGGCATTGGTGATCACGCCGAACGTCGTCGGCCGGGCCTCCGTCGGTTTTGACCGGCTTGATACGAACGGCGATGGCGTCCTCACGGCGGAAGAAATTCCCGAGTCCATCGATGGCCGGGGGCGAAGACTTCTCGCCGCGTCCCCAAACGGAATCACCCGGGCCGCATTCGTCCGTGGTCCCGCCCTTCCCGACTCGATTCTCGAATTCGGCGTCATTATCGCCGGCGAAATTGCGATTGGTCTGGCCCTCGGCTTGGGTACGTTGATCATTCTGTCCGGCCTTCAGTTTGCCGGTGAACTAATTGACCAGCAAACCGGGATCGCGATCGGACAAATATTTAACCCCGGCTTCGAGGATATGGACGGCTCGATCACGTCGCAATTTCTTTACCTGTTGGCCACGACGTTGTTCCTCGTTGCAACACCACTGAACGTTCATCTGAAAATTCTGGAAACGATGATCGACACGTTTCAGGTGATGCCCCCGGGAACGGCCACCCTCGGAACACCGGCCGTCGATCTGTTAAGCGGTTTAGTTCATAACTCGTTGGTTCTCGGAATCCAGGTGGCCGCTCCGGTCCTCGCCATCATGTCGGTCGTTGCACTTTCCATGGGTTTTCTCGGACATACCGTCCCGCAAATTAACGTGCTTGTGATCGGTTTTCCGATCCGAGTGCTGGCGGCCCTGCTCGTCTTAACGATTTCCCTCGGTGGAATTGGCGAAACGATTATTAACGCGCTCGATCAAACTGCGGGAGCAATGCACATCATGCTCGTTGGCCTTGAACGGTAA
- the fliQ gene encoding flagellar biosynthesis protein FliQ, giving the protein MSPDQAVELGREAVVLTLLLGLPAMVCAVVVGLVISVFQAVTQLQDQTLSFVPKIVAMLLAILYTLPWLMGKSIEYATSLYQNIPVLLSQ; this is encoded by the coding sequence ATGTCACCCGATCAAGCCGTCGAACTCGGTCGTGAAGCCGTCGTACTTACGCTCTTGCTCGGCCTGCCCGCCATGGTCTGCGCCGTGGTCGTCGGCCTCGTCATCAGCGTGTTTCAAGCGGTGACTCAACTGCAGGATCAAACTCTTAGCTTTGTTCCCAAGATCGTCGCGATGCTGCTAGCGATTCTCTATACGTTGCCTTGGCTGATGGGCAAGTCGATCGAATACGCGACGTCACTCTACCAGAACATCCCGGTATTGCTGTCTCAGTAG
- the fliP gene encoding flagellar type III secretion system pore protein FliP (The bacterial flagellar biogenesis protein FliP forms a type III secretion system (T3SS)-type pore required for flagellar assembly.), which yields MSKPLRAVGVVAISALLFAALTSGASAQSFLSEPATTEALPIGPIAEFAQPPLDSPDDPVSPRSALTDVEGMLSPQGMSSTLKVITLLTVLSLAPSILIMTTCFIRFIVVLGLLRQALGTQQLPPNQVIISLCLFLTIMVMAPVWKQAYEEGIQPYTSPAPGVAQPTLEEAFTATVRPLRRFMAEQIELTGNSDTVWMFLEFQQGSLDETAEMPQGYDELPLSVLLPAYMMSELKTAFVIGFQVYLPFLVIDMVIASVLISMGMMMLPPVLISLPFKILLFVLIDGWFLTIGMLLESVRPFG from the coding sequence GTGTCAAAGCCACTGAGAGCGGTTGGAGTCGTCGCGATTTCGGCCTTGTTGTTCGCCGCCCTGACGTCGGGGGCATCTGCCCAGTCGTTCTTAAGCGAGCCGGCGACGACAGAGGCGCTTCCCATCGGCCCGATCGCAGAGTTTGCCCAGCCGCCGCTCGACTCACCCGACGATCCAGTCTCTCCGCGGTCTGCTCTAACCGATGTCGAAGGCATGCTCTCGCCGCAGGGCATGTCGTCAACGTTAAAGGTCATAACGCTGCTGACGGTCCTCAGTCTGGCTCCGTCGATCCTGATCATGACGACCTGTTTTATCCGCTTTATTGTGGTGCTCGGCCTCTTAAGACAGGCGCTCGGCACGCAACAACTTCCCCCAAACCAGGTCATCATTTCACTCTGCTTGTTTCTCACAATCATGGTGATGGCGCCGGTTTGGAAGCAGGCCTATGAAGAGGGCATTCAGCCCTATACATCCCCCGCCCCGGGCGTGGCCCAGCCGACACTCGAAGAGGCTTTTACGGCCACAGTTCGGCCCCTTCGTCGATTCATGGCCGAGCAAATTGAACTGACCGGCAACAGCGACACCGTCTGGATGTTCCTGGAATTCCAACAGGGTTCGCTCGACGAAACCGCGGAGATGCCGCAAGGCTACGACGAGTTGCCGCTTTCTGTCCTACTCCCGGCCTATATGATGTCTGAACTTAAGACCGCATTTGTCATCGGTTTTCAGGTGTATTTACCGTTTCTCGTGATCGATATGGTCATCGCGTCGGTGTTGATCAGCATGGGAATGATGATGCTGCCGCCGGTCTTAATTTCGTTGCCATTTAAGATTCTCTTGTTTGTGCTGATCGACGGGTGGTTTCTGACGATCGGGATGCTGCTCGAGAGCGTCCGCCCCTTCGGCTGA
- a CDS encoding FliO/MopB family protein translates to MDGLPPFAQKMLFRKDTSRAKHIGSCRLWVSFLLIIASFANSAAAQGVGAETTTWNHEAGRFVSAPAPASAQVPATPQTPAEPRRSTPQPRLELAPLEESADPPARPLPQLTPRGETSELQTTSGRGTQSWTVVMALLFVVLLAAGATRYWAKFGSQRATIGSSGPVEVLHRTRLNSRSHVMLIRVGNRVLAVGATADGLSTLSEITEPDEVAELIEGVQGNRNSPAKAFQTLLKPKLNETQREAARPSFSQFAEEHQPRSAQAGIDRPTESVSEPVIDPGQRLAERLRRRDEASAATSHQSGRATRRSEGGERVA, encoded by the coding sequence ATGGACGGCTTGCCCCCTTTTGCTCAAAAGATGTTGTTCCGCAAGGATACTTCGCGCGCGAAGCACATCGGCTCCTGCCGACTGTGGGTCTCTTTCCTGTTGATCATTGCCAGCTTCGCGAACAGCGCGGCCGCACAAGGTGTCGGGGCGGAAACGACGACCTGGAACCATGAGGCGGGGCGGTTCGTCTCGGCACCGGCTCCGGCCTCCGCTCAAGTTCCGGCCACGCCCCAGACTCCCGCCGAACCCCGACGCAGCACGCCACAGCCGCGACTCGAACTGGCACCGCTTGAAGAGTCGGCGGACCCTCCTGCCCGACCCCTTCCGCAACTGACGCCACGCGGCGAGACGTCGGAATTGCAAACGACTTCCGGACGCGGGACCCAATCTTGGACCGTGGTCATGGCGCTCCTTTTCGTGGTCCTGCTCGCCGCCGGGGCGACGAGATATTGGGCCAAATTCGGGTCGCAAAGAGCCACCATTGGTTCCAGCGGCCCCGTCGAAGTCTTGCACCGTACCCGTTTAAATTCGCGCTCCCACGTGATGCTGATCCGCGTCGGCAATCGAGTGCTCGCCGTCGGTGCGACTGCTGACGGGCTGTCGACCCTGTCCGAAATTACGGAACCGGATGAAGTCGCCGAATTAATCGAGGGTGTCCAAGGCAATAGAAACTCCCCCGCAAAGGCATTTCAAACGCTGCTGAAACCGAAGCTGAACGAGACTCAGCGGGAGGCAGCTCGACCGTCCTTCTCACAGTTTGCCGAAGAACATCAGCCACGCTCCGCTCAGGCCGGAATCGATCGACCAACGGAATCTGTTTCGGAACCTGTTATCGATCCGGGACAGCGGCTCGCCGAGCGTCTTCGCCGTCGCGATGAAGCGAGTGCAGCCACGAGCCATCAATCAGGACGTGCAACCCGGCGTAGCGAGGGGGGCGAACGTGTTGCCTGA
- the fliN gene encoding flagellar motor switch protein FliN → MADDGDDLLSPDEIEALLSSAGSDEAPAPSDGESPTDQAAPSDQVDPSEIEALFAKSGGDGGANANRGQPDQLLEQAEKDLREAVSPILNPESGVPAELGDPQQYQFTDFGAAQQASGADIVGLRGLGDVELDLRIELGRTELLIEEVTQLREGSVVPLDKLAGDPVDILVNGRLVARGEVLVLNDNFCVRVAEILIPTD, encoded by the coding sequence GTGGCGGACGACGGCGACGATCTTCTATCGCCGGACGAAATTGAAGCCCTCCTCAGCTCGGCGGGCTCCGATGAGGCTCCCGCTCCGTCCGATGGTGAGAGCCCAACGGATCAAGCTGCACCGTCGGATCAGGTCGACCCGTCCGAAATTGAAGCGCTGTTCGCAAAGTCGGGCGGCGACGGGGGCGCAAACGCGAACCGCGGGCAGCCCGACCAGCTTCTTGAGCAGGCCGAAAAGGATCTCCGGGAGGCGGTTTCGCCGATTCTCAACCCGGAAAGCGGCGTTCCGGCCGAACTCGGTGATCCTCAGCAGTATCAATTCACCGATTTTGGAGCCGCCCAACAAGCGTCCGGTGCTGATATCGTCGGGCTGCGAGGCCTCGGCGACGTTGAACTTGACCTGCGGATTGAACTGGGCCGGACTGAGTTGTTGATCGAAGAAGTGACTCAACTGCGAGAGGGCTCCGTCGTCCCGCTCGACAAGCTGGCCGGTGACCCCGTCGACATTCTCGTCAACGGTCGATTGGTCGCCCGCGGTGAGGTGCTCGTCCTCAACGACAACTTCTGTGTCCGCGTCGCCGAGATTCTGATACCAACCGACTGA
- a CDS encoding flagellar basal body-associated FliL family protein: MADEGQDQSTAAEPAEEKKASGGLLSNPMILGGILVTMMAAEAAVLYIVLPSPSSAAAGVEDDEFAAEDDGGVRPVEAEVDNFSSTNSRAAPGSVIHLTFKLTALVAESQKTAFEQAANEDNKARVRQAVIKVARSASLEDLNDPSLTTFKRLIREEINKILRKSYIIEVVINDFKIMEQ, from the coding sequence ATGGCTGACGAGGGACAGGACCAATCGACTGCGGCGGAGCCGGCAGAAGAGAAAAAAGCGTCCGGCGGATTGCTTTCGAATCCGATGATCCTCGGTGGCATTCTCGTCACGATGATGGCCGCTGAGGCTGCCGTCCTCTATATCGTGCTGCCTTCGCCTAGTTCGGCAGCAGCCGGAGTCGAAGACGATGAATTCGCTGCCGAGGATGACGGCGGCGTTCGACCGGTCGAAGCGGAAGTCGATAATTTCAGCAGCACGAACAGCCGGGCCGCGCCGGGGTCGGTGATTCATCTCACGTTTAAACTCACCGCGCTCGTCGCCGAAAGTCAGAAAACGGCATTCGAGCAAGCGGCTAATGAAGATAACAAAGCCCGAGTGCGGCAGGCGGTGATCAAGGTCGCCCGCAGCGCTTCGCTCGAAGACTTAAACGACCCCAGTCTCACGACGTTCAAACGACTGATACGAGAAGAAATCAACAAGATTTTGCGGAAGAGCTACATCATTGAAGTCGTGATCAACGACTTCAAAATCATGGAGCAGTAA
- a CDS encoding OmpA/MotB family protein → MDADDDAPPGVPEWVVTYGDMMSLLLTFFIMLVSMSELKEDGKLRLMLDSMNERFGMAPGKAGVPGRSIQNSSVYPTISSQGVRSEGGLKKASLERTDPKDQSRGGAHPTVRRISHGEVVTLGGPAAFERQSANPSEALRLEIAILADVMRSLPNRIVVRGHTTAEPLMADAAFEDRWELAFRRAAAVGDCLVENGINPDRLVLNSSADTEPRRRGGPEAQAFNRRVDVFLAESYITPADTENR, encoded by the coding sequence ATGGATGCCGACGACGATGCACCGCCCGGCGTGCCGGAATGGGTCGTCACGTACGGTGACATGATGTCGTTGCTGCTGACGTTCTTCATCATGCTCGTCTCGATGAGTGAGTTGAAAGAAGACGGCAAACTGCGACTGATGCTCGACTCCATGAATGAACGATTCGGAATGGCACCCGGCAAAGCGGGCGTTCCCGGTCGCTCGATCCAAAACTCGAGTGTGTACCCCACCATTTCGTCGCAAGGCGTGCGGTCGGAGGGCGGGCTTAAAAAAGCCAGTTTGGAGCGGACCGATCCCAAGGACCAAAGCCGGGGCGGAGCGCATCCGACGGTGCGTCGGATCAGCCACGGCGAAGTTGTCACACTCGGTGGCCCGGCCGCATTCGAACGTCAAAGTGCGAATCCGTCGGAAGCCCTTCGTTTGGAAATCGCGATATTGGCCGATGTAATGCGCAGTCTGCCGAATCGGATTGTCGTCCGCGGGCACACGACTGCCGAACCACTGATGGCCGATGCCGCATTCGAAGATCGGTGGGAACTGGCGTTCAGACGTGCGGCGGCGGTCGGTGATTGTCTCGTCGAAAACGGGATCAACCCCGACCGCCTGGTTTTGAACTCGTCGGCCGATACGGAACCCCGACGGCGCGGTGGGCCGGAGGCTCAGGCGTTCAACCGTCGGGTTGACGTATTTTTGGCAGAATCTTATATCACGCCCGCCGATACTGAGAACCGGTGA
- a CDS encoding motility protein A — MDKASVGGLASGIGLLILAIAIAPGSSFAAFIDYPSLAVVVGGAIAASFIAFPIKTMLLSPSVVKKILFPKQQELQPVIKQLVEFAEIARRDGILALESKTKDVEDPFIMMGIQMAVDGTDGELMEAILRAEIQAVSNRHKTGKALMETMGRYAPAFGMIGTLMGLIIMLGNMDDPEAIGPGMAVALITTLYGAVVSNLFFLPFADKLGFYSKRELEVREAIVRGILSIQEGDNPRVLEQKLNTLLPQAARTQDSEAA, encoded by the coding sequence ATGGATAAGGCGTCCGTCGGAGGACTGGCAAGCGGAATCGGGCTATTGATCCTGGCGATCGCGATTGCGCCCGGCTCGAGCTTCGCGGCTTTCATCGACTATCCGTCTTTGGCAGTCGTCGTCGGTGGAGCGATCGCGGCCTCGTTTATTGCGTTCCCGATCAAAACGATGCTGCTGTCGCCTTCCGTAGTGAAGAAAATCCTGTTCCCCAAGCAGCAGGAACTTCAGCCGGTCATTAAGCAACTCGTCGAATTTGCCGAGATCGCCCGTCGCGACGGCATCCTCGCCCTCGAGTCCAAGACGAAAGACGTTGAAGACCCATTCATTATGATGGGTATTCAAATGGCGGTGGATGGCACCGACGGCGAATTAATGGAGGCAATACTCCGGGCGGAAATTCAAGCGGTATCGAACCGGCATAAAACCGGAAAAGCGTTAATGGAAACCATGGGACGCTACGCCCCCGCTTTCGGAATGATCGGGACATTGATGGGCTTGATCATCATGCTCGGCAATATGGACGACCCGGAAGCCATTGGCCCCGGTATGGCCGTTGCGCTGATTACAACACTCTATGGGGCCGTCGTATCCAACCTGTTCTTTCTGCCATTTGCCGACAAACTCGGATTTTACAGCAAGAGGGAACTCGAAGTACGAGAGGCCATCGTCCGCGGAATTCTGTCGATTCAAGAAGGCGATAACCCACGCGTTCTTGAGCAAAAGCTGAACACCCTGTTGCCGCAGGCGGCCAGAACTCAAGACTCGGAAGCGGCTTAA
- a CDS encoding flagellar FlbD family protein, with product MIKLTKLNGDEFVLNAELIRFVESRPDTYITLDGHERVIVREALEEVVARCLAYRRALQLSKLAA from the coding sequence ATGATTAAGCTGACCAAACTGAACGGCGACGAATTTGTTCTGAACGCAGAACTAATTCGCTTTGTCGAGAGTCGACCTGATACCTACATCACTTTGGACGGACACGAGCGCGTCATTGTGCGAGAGGCACTCGAAGAAGTCGTTGCCCGATGTCTTGCCTATCGGCGGGCCTTACAACTGTCCAAATTAGCGGCCTAA